From the Manihot esculenta cultivar AM560-2 chromosome 3, M.esculenta_v8, whole genome shotgun sequence genome, one window contains:
- the LOC110612345 gene encoding neurochondrin has protein sequence MDSQQEHAQSPSLDDCLKLLKGERDEQRLAGLLLVTKFCKGDDVASLRKVYEAVGIQFLDRLLRTGMGKGTISGNGANNRDAYLQLSVTVLAAFCRVPEIASSEDMVLKIPVILEIMSKSSSPVLEECYEFLYLVTLSSEDGAIMLYEYGGMKLLASQMCALPDGSHMMELAMKMVQSMLSKLSQGSITDDGLSDLPMVVGPIARQFAVLHNELKFEALHLLSYIFSSKYSQLLPDALRVMAGNNWPDYMRVGIVAILQNRVAPAEKLHALILAESMVSIVGESWLIGQSNVPDLQDPMPADRCLLLVLESSRVEVDVMLNELAYLKYEASKNSSTTTEAILVKQQNVAVAFSLIERIIKLISAMAGEGGELIGESTFMKVLNGLNETINVVLEYLKDAKEHGQNKGNDLLASVRVVGSYLAETPDACKDKVRELLGYMLSIEANDESSPFYSICFLLPMLCQITMKIEGCKALISSGGYKAVAECLIKLIGPSCYTVEDDSCIFLACDTMMNLLLKKGEVQFSMDESTVVDLLMTLGYWTEDANDPSILTMASSICALLLDYTSEEALLNHPNFGSSSLDHLARLIARSLTFSEQGMSDAVRGESGLLEIVSSGFSRWAHRFPRISEAVKRIS, from the exons ATG GATTCACAACAGGAACACGCGCAGTCGCCGTCACTTGACGATTGCTTGAAGCTATTGAAAGGCGAGAGAGACGAGCAACGCCTTGCTGGCCTGCTTCTTGTCACCAAATTTTGCAAAGGAGACGATGTTGCTTCTCTCCGTAAAGTTTATGAGGCAGTTGGAATTCAGTTTCTGGATAGGCTCTTGAGGACTG GAATGGGTAAAGGAACCATAAGTGGCAATGGAGCCAATAACCGTGATGCATATTTGCAGCTATCCGTTACTGTTCTTGCTGCATTTTGTCGAGTTCCTGAAATTGCCTCATCAGAAGATATGGTTTTGAAGATTCCAGTCATACTGGAAATAATGTCAAA ATCAAGTTCACCTGTGCTGGAAGAATGCTATGAATTTTTATATCTGGTAACATTGTCTTCTGAAGATGGAGCAATAATGTTGTATGAATACGGAGGCATGAAATTGTTAGCTTCTCAAATGTGTGCTTTGCCAGATG GTTCTCATATGATGGAGCTTGCTATGAAAATGGTACAATCTATGCTAAGTAAGTTGTCTCAAGGTTCCATTACTGATGACGGCCTATCTGACCTGCCAATGGTG GTGGGGCCAATAGCAAGGCAATTTGCTGTGCTGCACAATGAATTGAAATTCGAGGCACTTCACTTGCTCTCATATATCTTCTCATCAAAGTACTCG CAACTGCTTCCCGATGCACTGCGTGTCATGGCAGGGAACAATTGGCCAGATTATATGCGTGTTGGCATTGTTGCTATTTTACAGAATCGAGTGG CCCCTGCTGAGAAGCTTCATGCCCTTATTTTGGCTGAATCTATGGTGTCCATAGTCGGGGAAAGTTGGCTGATTGGTCAATCAAACGTACCTGATTTACAAGATCCCATGCCAGCTGACAG GTGTCTATTACTTGTCTTGGAGTCATCAAGGGTTGAAGTTGATGTTATGCTTAATGAACTGGCCTATTTGAAATATGAAGCTTCCAAGAATTCCTCAACAACTACTGAAGCTATTCTCGTAAAGCAACAAAACGTGGCTGTTGCCTTTTCCTTGATAGAGAGGATAATCAAACTAATATCAGCTATGGCTGGAGAAGGAG GAGAACTGATTGGTGAAAGCACTTTCATGAAGGTGCTCAATGGGCTTAATGAAACGATTAATGTAGTGTTAGAGTATCTAAAAGATGCAAAG GAACATGGTCAAAATAAAGGAAATGATCTCCTTGCTTCAGTGCGGGTTGTTGGCAG TTATCTTGCAGAAACACCCGATGCTTGCAAAGATAAAGTCAGAGAACTTTTGGGGTATATGTTATCAATTGAAGCAAATGATGAATCAAG CCCTTTTTACTCTATATGCTTTCTACTTCCAATGCTTTGTCAAATTACAATGAAGATTGAAGGATGTAAAGCTTTAATTTCTTCTGGGGGTTATAAGGCT GTTGCTGAATGCCTGATAAAATTGATTGGGCCTAGTTGCTATACAGTTGAAGATGATAGTTGCATCTTCTTGGCATGCGATACAATGATGAATTTGCTTTTGAAG aaaggggaGGTGCAATTTTCAATGGATGAATCAACTGTTGTTGATCTTCTGATGACCTTGGGATATTGGACAG AGGATGCTAATGACCCATCAATTCTGACGATGGCTTCAAGCATTTGTGCACTACTATTAGATTACACTTCAGAGGAGGCTCTTCTTAATCATCCTAACTTTGGTAGCAGCTCCCTTGATCATCTTGCTCGGCTCATCGCAAGAAGTTTGACCTTCTCTGAACAG GGTATGTCTGATGCTGTCAGAGGAGAATCGGGTCTTCTTGAGATTGTTAGTTCAG GATTTTCACGGTGGGCTCATCGGTTTCCACGTATAAGTGAGGCAGTCAAGAGAATTTCATAG
- the LOC110610321 gene encoding uncharacterized protein LOC110610321 — protein MANPQEKPAAPINESSPTAETHYNEDNEEEFTSSGCCCFCWKRNKKGSQRYLLSRQEEIKDVWLVEKARKIKEISEVLAGPRWKNFIRRFSVPGFNKKRKRMQYQYDPQSYALNFDDGFDKETDVAYPDFSARFATPVLGG, from the coding sequence ATGGCCAATCCACAAGAAAAACCAGCAGCACCCATCAACGAAAGCTCACCAACAGCAGAAACCCATTACAATGAAGATAATGAAGAGGAATTCACATCCTCTGGTTGTTGCTGTTTTTGCtggaaaagaaacaaaaaaggaTCACAAAGATATCTGTTGTCCAGACAAGAAGAGATAAAAGATGTTTGGTTAGTGGAAAAAGCAAGGAAAATAAAGGAAATTTCAGAGGTTTTGGCAGGGCCAAGGTGGAAGAATTTTATTAGGAGGTTTAGTGTGCCTGGATtcaacaagaaaagaaagagaatgcaATATCAATATGATCCCCAAAGTTATGCACTTAATTTTGATGATGGGTTTGATAAAGAAACAGATGTTGCATATCCTGATTTTTCAGCTAGATTTGCTACTCCAGTTTTGGGTGGCTGA
- the LOC110610645 gene encoding 40S ribosomal protein S11 — protein MAEQTEKAFLKQPKVFLSSKKSGKGKRPGKGGNRFWKSIGLGFKTPREAIEGTYIDKKCPFTGTVSIRGRILAGTCHSAKMMRTIIVRRNYLHFIKKYQRYEKRHSNIPAHISPCFRVKEGDHVSIGQCRPLSKTVRFNVLKVIPAGSSGGGKKAFTAI, from the exons ATGGCCGAGCAG ACCGAGAAGGCATTTCTGAAGCAGCCCAAGGTATTCCTGAG CTCGAAGAAGTCAGGAAAAGGAAAGAGACCTGGAAAGGGAGGTAATCGATTTTGGAAGAGCATTGGATTGGGCTTTAAGACACCCAGAGAGGCAATTGAAG GGACTTACATTGATAAGAAATGCCCATTCACTGGTACTGTTTCTATCAGAGGCCGCATACTTGCTGGTACTTGCCACAGTGCAAAGATGATGAGGACCATCATTGTTAGACGGAATTACcttcatttcattaaaaaataccAGAG ATATGAGAAGCGTCACTCCAATATTCCAGCACACATTTCCCCATGCTTCCGTGTGAAAGAGGGTGATCATGTTAGCATTGGCCAATGCAG GCCTTTATCTAAGACAGTGAGGTTCAATGTTTTAAAAGTAATCCCAGCTGGTTCTTCTGGTGGTGGGAAGAAAGCATTCACAGCCATCTGA
- the LOC110612148 gene encoding uncharacterized protein LOC110612148, with the protein MAMAMSMVDECHSPSLKDRLKSSICCFAAPDDLHESLDSVDDGNRRPQMPRSSYAWLKSRNQDLEIRDKCWRLIGRRGKNRRRYHSADFKYDSTSYSLNFDDDNKRKVELPLNNFMARLPVTPDRLPAVSTTRCELVAWT; encoded by the coding sequence ATGGCGATGGCTATGTCTATGGTTGACGAATGCCACTCTCCCTCCCTCAAGGACAGGCTCAAGTCCTCCATTTGTTGCTTCGCTGCTCCTGATGACCTCCATGAGAGCCTTGATTCCGTCGACGACGGCAACAGGAGGCCACAGATGCCGAGATCTTCATATGCTTGGTTGAAATCCAGGAATCAGGATCTTGAGATCAGAGACAAATGTTGGCGTTTGATTGGAAGAAGAGGTAAGAATCGGAGACGTTATCATTCTGCCGACTTTAAGTACGATTCTACGAGTTATTCTCTCAATTTCGATGATGATAATAAACGCAAAGTTGAATTGCCGCTCAATAATTTTATGGCGAGGCTTCCGGTCACTCCAGATAGGTTGCCGGCGGTATCAACGACTAGGTGTGAGCTCGTTGCATGGACATGA